One stretch of Longimicrobium sp. DNA includes these proteins:
- a CDS encoding Ig-like domain-containing protein, whose translation MIPPRASLPKLLAVGLLWLSACESPSGPGAPTAVQPLSGSGQRVAAGAALAEPLVVRVTGSGGRPVPGVSVTWTAGPDAGIVTPLAAETDADGRASATWTVGTTVGERSVTAAVAGLAPATFTATVVPGAPATMIALIGNGQFGRVGELLTEQLTVQVTDEHGNPVPDAEVRWEVTAGGGSATPAASRTSATGTASTRWTLGTLVGRQNLTASVGAVSAPFVAVANFSPTLSVVSPAPSGSGGERRVDDPFPLVVFATSGREVVRVTATIAGRATSLASTADGSGRWQGSVSVAGLARGPAELTLASTDAGGTVQTVTVPVFVDRRPVLTVTAPLFGAVARPSVRLVASCQDDDPGGCIVRVRTQTFPGTSGGTQLAEARNQLDATVTLPLGTSYLLFMAVDSAGQTAGENRTIHSEDSPRWTEVASAGWMAWQVGADRILFADSTATSMALRVRSRATGAETVLFQQAGRKLRQGFLTPRGAIFVSVAPNNDPLQERVLEVRDGTVLDLGRVSQTSLRVVGRWAIWYDGARLVRRDLETGTSLQVTDAAAADLAANGDVVYGTSPGYEIFRFRNGTSTQLTRDDDAVLWNVSPVTDGINVLYNKRTPCCTAQTSQVALFGASGEVLLTPRTASVVDYQANGGWAAYLEPGPTGVPQVWLRSPAGAETQVTTAGSASRLQLLGPNGELVFTTGNRRYAALPGRAPVDIGLAWGEYTQRVFWVNGELYAVLGRSAFRIQL comes from the coding sequence ATGATCCCGCCGCGCGCATCCCTTCCGAAGCTCCTGGCCGTGGGCCTGCTCTGGCTCTCCGCGTGCGAGTCGCCCTCCGGCCCGGGCGCGCCCACCGCGGTACAGCCGCTCTCCGGCAGCGGCCAGCGGGTCGCGGCGGGGGCCGCGCTCGCCGAGCCCCTGGTGGTGCGCGTGACCGGCTCGGGCGGGCGCCCCGTGCCCGGGGTGAGCGTGACCTGGACGGCGGGCCCGGACGCCGGCATCGTCACCCCGCTCGCCGCCGAGACCGACGCGGACGGCCGCGCCTCGGCCACCTGGACGGTGGGCACCACCGTGGGCGAGCGGAGCGTCACGGCCGCCGTTGCCGGGCTGGCCCCGGCCACGTTCACGGCCACCGTGGTGCCGGGCGCGCCCGCCACGATGATCGCCCTCATCGGGAACGGCCAGTTCGGGCGGGTGGGAGAGCTCCTGACGGAGCAGCTGACGGTGCAGGTGACGGACGAGCACGGCAACCCGGTGCCCGACGCGGAGGTCCGCTGGGAGGTGACGGCGGGTGGCGGCTCGGCCACCCCGGCCGCGTCGCGCACCTCGGCCACGGGCACCGCGTCCACCCGCTGGACGCTGGGCACGCTGGTGGGCCGGCAGAACCTGACCGCCTCGGTGGGAGCCGTGTCGGCCCCGTTCGTCGCCGTCGCCAACTTCTCCCCCACCCTGTCCGTCGTCTCCCCCGCGCCCTCGGGCTCCGGAGGCGAGAGGCGGGTGGACGACCCGTTCCCGCTGGTGGTCTTCGCCACCTCGGGCCGCGAGGTCGTGCGCGTGACCGCCACGATCGCGGGGCGCGCCACCTCGCTGGCGTCGACGGCGGACGGGAGCGGGCGGTGGCAGGGGAGCGTCTCGGTGGCGGGGCTGGCGCGCGGCCCCGCGGAGCTCACCCTCGCCTCCACCGACGCGGGCGGGACCGTCCAGACCGTCACCGTCCCCGTCTTCGTGGACCGCAGGCCGGTGCTCACCGTCACGGCGCCGCTGTTCGGGGCGGTGGCGCGGCCGTCGGTGCGCCTGGTCGCCAGCTGCCAGGACGACGACCCCGGAGGGTGCATCGTGCGGGTGAGGACGCAGACCTTCCCGGGCACGAGCGGCGGGACGCAGCTGGCCGAGGCGCGGAACCAGCTCGACGCCACCGTCACGCTCCCCCTCGGGACGAGCTACCTCCTCTTCATGGCCGTGGACTCCGCGGGGCAGACCGCCGGGGAGAACCGCACCATCCACTCCGAGGACAGCCCGCGGTGGACCGAGGTGGCGTCGGCGGGGTGGATGGCGTGGCAGGTCGGCGCGGACCGCATCCTCTTCGCCGACAGCACCGCCACGAGCATGGCGCTGAGGGTGCGCAGCCGGGCGACCGGCGCCGAGACCGTGCTCTTCCAGCAGGCGGGGCGGAAGCTGCGCCAGGGGTTCCTGACCCCGCGCGGCGCCATCTTCGTGAGCGTCGCGCCCAACAACGACCCGCTGCAGGAGCGGGTCCTGGAGGTGCGCGACGGCACGGTCCTGGACCTGGGCCGTGTGTCGCAGACGTCGCTGCGGGTGGTGGGGCGGTGGGCGATCTGGTACGACGGCGCCCGCCTGGTGCGCCGGGACCTGGAGACCGGGACCAGCCTGCAGGTGACCGACGCCGCCGCCGCCGACCTGGCGGCGAACGGCGACGTGGTGTACGGGACGAGCCCGGGCTACGAGATCTTCCGGTTCCGCAACGGCACCTCCACCCAGCTCACCCGCGACGACGACGCGGTCCTCTGGAACGTCTCCCCGGTGACGGACGGGATCAACGTCCTCTACAACAAGCGAACGCCCTGCTGCACCGCGCAGACCTCCCAGGTCGCCCTGTTCGGGGCCTCCGGCGAGGTGCTCCTGACCCCGCGCACGGCGTCCGTGGTGGACTACCAGGCGAACGGCGGCTGGGCCGCGTACCTCGAGCCGGGCCCCACCGGGGTGCCGCAGGTGTGGCTGCGCTCGCCCGCGGGTGCCGAGACCCAGGTGACCACGGCCGGGAGCGCGAGCCGGCTGCAGCTGCTGGGCCCGAACGGCGAGCTGGTCTTCACCACCGGCAACCGGCGCTACGCCGCGCTCCCCGGGCGCGCCCCCGTCGACATCGGCCTGGCCTGGGGAGAGTACACCCAGAGGGTCTTCTGGGTGAACGGGGAGCTGTACGCGGTGCTGGGCCGCTCCGCCTTCCGCATCCAGCTCTGA
- a CDS encoding aminoglycoside phosphotransferase family protein → MDRDLTQLSERLRAHVPGIGDARLERVGEGDFCVAYAAGERWIVRVAKHGEAARALGREACVLPVIAHRLPLPVPRPRHFADPGGLAFSVHERVPGVELTRRAWEALPAAERERAAAEVAGFLAALHSADPAAGEACGLERLDAAWLCDVRDRARARLHALLPAGAAARVEAAFAAHLADPRESERPLVLLHRDVAPGHVLYDPASGRVTGVIDFGDIALGDPARDFIFFYEDFGTALLSLVLDRYGREPREVLLPRLRFWYLAETVHWTLCALEGGRRADVAEGVAEIAREAAAVVDGTEHPR, encoded by the coding sequence ATGGACCGGGATCTCACGCAACTCTCCGAGCGGCTTCGAGCGCACGTTCCCGGGATCGGCGACGCGCGCCTGGAGCGGGTGGGCGAGGGCGACTTCTGCGTGGCGTACGCCGCCGGCGAGCGCTGGATCGTGCGGGTGGCGAAGCACGGCGAGGCGGCGCGCGCGCTCGGCCGCGAGGCCTGCGTGCTGCCGGTGATCGCCCATCGCCTGCCGCTCCCCGTGCCGCGACCGCGCCACTTCGCGGATCCGGGCGGCCTCGCGTTCTCGGTCCACGAGCGCGTCCCGGGCGTCGAGCTGACGCGACGGGCGTGGGAGGCGCTCCCGGCCGCGGAGCGGGAGCGCGCCGCCGCCGAGGTGGCCGGCTTCCTGGCGGCGCTGCACTCGGCCGATCCCGCGGCCGGCGAGGCGTGCGGGCTGGAGCGGCTGGACGCGGCGTGGCTGTGCGACGTGCGCGACCGGGCCCGCGCGCGCCTCCACGCGCTCCTCCCGGCGGGCGCGGCGGCGCGGGTGGAGGCCGCCTTCGCCGCGCACCTGGCCGACCCGCGCGAGAGCGAGCGGCCGCTCGTGCTGCTGCACCGCGACGTGGCCCCCGGGCACGTGCTGTACGACCCCGCGTCCGGCCGCGTCACCGGCGTCATCGACTTCGGCGACATCGCGCTGGGCGACCCGGCGCGGGACTTCATCTTCTTCTACGAGGACTTCGGGACGGCGCTCCTGTCGCTCGTGCTCGACCGCTACGGCCGCGAGCCGCGGGAGGTGCTCCTTCCCCGGCTGCGCTTCTGGTACCTGGCCGAGACCGTCCACTGGACGCTGTGCGCGCTGGAGGGCGGCCGGCGGGCGGACGTGGCGGAAGGCGTCGCGGAGATCGCCCGCGAGGCGGCGGCGGTGGTCGACGGCACCGAGCACCCGCGCTGA
- a CDS encoding peptidoglycan-binding domain-containing protein: MQLKLEWRDGRLRPVALEREPRPVPNPYVETLQACLSAAGHPCTVDGKFGRATERAVRQFQQRHGLEETGRVDSETARRLGETTADLVGDGGGATAVVADDDALREWVDEEEGGEDGEEREKEKGKKKGKKKKKEKHKKNR, translated from the coding sequence ATGCAGCTCAAGCTCGAATGGCGGGACGGCAGGCTGCGGCCGGTGGCGCTGGAGCGGGAGCCGCGCCCCGTGCCGAACCCGTACGTCGAGACCCTGCAGGCGTGCCTGAGCGCCGCCGGCCACCCGTGCACGGTGGACGGGAAGTTCGGCCGCGCCACCGAGCGGGCGGTGCGGCAGTTCCAGCAGCGGCACGGCCTAGAGGAAACCGGCCGCGTGGACTCCGAGACGGCGCGCAGGCTCGGCGAGACGACGGCGGACCTCGTCGGCGACGGGGGCGGAGCGACGGCGGTCGTGGCGGACGACGACGCCCTGCGCGAGTGGGTGGACGAGGAGGAGGGCGGGGAAGACGGGGAGGAGCGGGAGAAGGAGAAGGGCAAGAAGAAAGGGAAGAAGAAAAAGAAGGAGAAGCACAAGAAAAACCGGTAG
- a CDS encoding citrate synthase, with amino-acid sequence MPDTITITDNRTGKSYELPVRYGTYPEYGAYVPGADLRKIKASDDDFGLLSYDPAFMNTASCRSAVTHIDGDRGILRYRGYPIEQLAEKSTYLESAYLVLDGELPTAEQLQEWTHHVTHHTFVHESIKKFMDGFHYDAHPMGMLVSTVAALSTFYPESRNISDPEVRQRQIVRLVAKLPTLAAFAYRHTVGLPYVYPDNDLSFTGNFLNMMFRISEPKYEPNPVLERALDVLFILHLDHEQNCSTNAMRSVGSSHADPYVSVAAAAAALYGPLHGGANEQVLRMLKEIGSKARVPEYVDRAKRGDFRLMGFGHRVYKNYDPRAKILKRMAGDVLAVTGTTPLLDLAMELERIALEDDYFVSRKLYPNVDFYSGIIYQAMGFPVDMFPVLFAIPRVAGWLAQWKEMLEDPDQKIARPRQVYTGYDERAYVPIESRTPAEAPASA; translated from the coding sequence ATGCCCGACACCATCACCATCACCGACAACCGCACCGGGAAGAGCTACGAGCTGCCCGTCCGCTACGGCACCTATCCCGAGTACGGCGCCTACGTCCCGGGGGCCGACCTCAGGAAGATCAAGGCCTCGGACGACGACTTCGGCCTGCTCAGCTACGACCCCGCGTTCATGAACACCGCCTCGTGCAGGAGCGCCGTCACCCACATCGACGGCGACCGGGGGATCCTGCGCTACCGCGGCTACCCGATCGAGCAGCTGGCCGAGAAGAGCACCTACCTGGAGTCGGCCTACCTGGTGCTCGACGGCGAGCTGCCCACCGCCGAGCAGCTGCAGGAGTGGACGCACCACGTCACGCACCACACCTTCGTGCACGAGAGCATCAAGAAGTTCATGGACGGCTTCCACTACGACGCGCACCCGATGGGGATGCTGGTGAGCACGGTGGCGGCGCTGTCCACCTTCTATCCCGAGTCGCGCAACATCTCCGACCCCGAAGTGCGCCAGCGGCAGATCGTCCGGCTGGTGGCCAAGCTCCCCACGCTGGCCGCCTTCGCCTACCGGCACACGGTGGGGCTGCCGTACGTCTACCCCGACAACGACCTGAGCTTCACCGGCAACTTCCTGAACATGATGTTCCGGATCAGCGAGCCCAAGTACGAGCCGAACCCGGTGCTGGAGCGGGCGCTGGACGTGCTCTTCATCCTGCACCTGGACCACGAGCAGAACTGCAGCACCAACGCCATGCGCAGCGTGGGCAGCTCGCACGCCGACCCGTACGTGTCGGTGGCGGCGGCCGCGGCGGCGCTCTACGGCCCGCTGCACGGCGGCGCCAACGAGCAGGTGCTCCGGATGCTGAAGGAGATCGGCAGCAAGGCGCGCGTCCCCGAGTACGTCGACCGCGCCAAGCGGGGCGATTTCCGGCTGATGGGCTTCGGGCACCGCGTCTACAAGAACTACGACCCGCGCGCCAAGATCCTGAAGCGGATGGCCGGCGACGTGCTGGCGGTCACCGGCACCACGCCGCTGCTGGACCTGGCGATGGAGCTGGAGCGGATCGCGCTGGAAGACGACTACTTCGTCAGCCGCAAGCTGTACCCGAACGTCGACTTCTACTCGGGGATCATCTACCAGGCGATGGGCTTCCCCGTGGACATGTTCCCGGTGCTCTTCGCCATCCCGCGGGTGGCCGGGTGGCTGGCGCAGTGGAAGGAGATGCTGGAGGACCCCGACCAGAAGATCGCCCGCCCGCGCCAGGTCTACACCGGCTACGACGAGCGCGCGTACGTCCCCATCGAGTCGCGCACCCCCGCCGAGGCGCCGGCCAGCGCCTGA
- a CDS encoding short chain dehydrogenase has protein sequence MRIVVVGATGTIGRAVAAALEGRHEVVRVGHSRGDRQVDIESADSIERLYREVGRFDALVCAAGRGAFGPLEQLGEDDFLLGLRSKLMGQVNLVRLGLEHVADGGSFTLTSGVLASEPSPGSAALTPTNAAVEGFARAAALELPRGVRVNVVSPPWVSETLEAMGRDGSAGLPASTVARAYVESVEGTRSGETLDARAFA, from the coding sequence GTGAGGATCGTCGTCGTGGGTGCCACGGGCACCATCGGGCGGGCGGTGGCTGCCGCGCTGGAGGGGCGCCACGAGGTGGTGCGCGTGGGCCACTCGCGCGGAGACCGCCAGGTGGACATCGAGTCCGCGGACTCCATCGAGCGGCTCTACCGCGAGGTGGGGCGCTTCGACGCGCTGGTGTGCGCGGCGGGGCGGGGGGCGTTCGGGCCGCTGGAGCAGCTGGGCGAAGACGACTTCCTGCTCGGCCTGCGCAGCAAGCTGATGGGGCAGGTGAACCTGGTGCGCCTGGGACTCGAGCACGTGGCGGACGGCGGATCGTTCACGCTCACCAGCGGCGTGCTGGCGAGCGAGCCGAGCCCCGGCAGCGCCGCGCTCACCCCGACGAACGCGGCGGTGGAGGGGTTCGCGCGGGCGGCCGCGCTGGAGCTGCCGCGCGGCGTGCGCGTGAACGTGGTGAGCCCGCCCTGGGTGAGCGAGACGCTGGAAGCGATGGGGCGCGACGGCTCGGCCGGCCTCCCCGCGTCGACCGTGGCGCGGGCGTACGTGGAGAGCGTGGAGGGCACCCGCAGCGGCGAGACGCTCGACGCGCGGGCGTTCGCCTGA
- a CDS encoding DUF2007 domain-containing protein, with translation MSERWVVVRTCINDLEATMLRAELEASGIPVQVRGSGGILLPPLHSIGGIRLAVPESAAEDALALLRPFDDEGEEPPRAPPAGEVERPRTVSVDDEERSETGPADREERPRTRPAYGQELPRRRPPQ, from the coding sequence ATGTCCGAGCGATGGGTGGTGGTCCGCACGTGCATCAACGACCTGGAGGCAACGATGCTGCGGGCGGAGCTGGAGGCCTCCGGGATCCCGGTGCAGGTCCGGGGCAGCGGCGGCATCCTTCTCCCCCCGCTGCACTCCATCGGCGGGATCCGCCTGGCCGTTCCCGAGTCGGCCGCCGAGGACGCCCTCGCGCTCCTCCGGCCCTTCGACGACGAAGGCGAGGAGCCGCCCCGCGCCCCGCCCGCCGGCGAGGTGGAGCGGCCCCGAACCGTGTCCGTCGACGACGAGGAGCGGTCCGAGACCGGCCCCGCCGACCGGGAGGAGCGGCCCCGCACCCGGCCCGCCTACGGCCAGGAGCTGCCCCGCAGACGGCCTCCGCAGTAG
- a CDS encoding SGNH/GDSL hydrolase family protein: protein MPLADLPLRAASSASLVLLPVLLAQGRRVRRDTPRLPEAAGPREGVAPGAGPPFGLLVLGESTAAGVGAASHAEALSGQVARALAGRTGRAVAWRVLGRNGATAESARRELLAAADGVRADVAVVALGVNDTLRFRAPGRWRRHLAELVEALRGRCGPVPVVLAGVPPLGLFPALPQPLGAVLGLRARLLDRAAERLAGELSGVRHVPMPALDAAAVEAFFCEDGFHPSVRGYAAWAEALAGAAARFFRTAEGDASA from the coding sequence GTGCCGCTCGCCGACCTCCCGCTCCGCGCGGCGTCGTCCGCGAGCCTGGTGCTGCTGCCGGTGCTGCTCGCGCAGGGCCGGCGCGTGCGCCGCGACACGCCGCGGCTGCCGGAGGCGGCGGGGCCGCGCGAGGGGGTGGCGCCGGGCGCCGGGCCGCCGTTCGGCCTGCTGGTGCTGGGCGAGTCCACGGCCGCCGGGGTGGGCGCGGCGAGCCACGCGGAGGCGCTCTCCGGGCAGGTGGCGCGCGCGCTGGCGGGGCGCACCGGGCGCGCGGTGGCGTGGCGCGTCCTGGGCCGCAACGGGGCCACGGCCGAGAGCGCGCGCCGCGAGCTGCTGGCGGCCGCGGACGGCGTCCGCGCCGACGTGGCGGTGGTGGCGCTGGGGGTGAACGACACGCTCCGCTTCCGCGCGCCCGGCCGCTGGCGGCGCCACCTGGCGGAGCTGGTGGAGGCGCTGCGCGGCCGCTGCGGGCCGGTGCCGGTGGTGCTGGCGGGGGTGCCGCCGCTGGGGCTTTTTCCCGCGCTGCCGCAGCCGCTCGGCGCGGTGCTGGGCCTCAGGGCGCGGCTGCTGGACCGCGCGGCGGAGCGGCTGGCGGGCGAGCTGTCCGGCGTGCGCCACGTGCCGATGCCGGCGCTGGACGCGGCGGCGGTGGAGGCGTTTTTCTGCGAGGACGGGTTCCACCCGTCCGTCCGGGGCTACGCGGCGTGGGCCGAGGCGCTCGCCGGGGCCGCGGCGCGGTTCTTCCGAACGGCGGAGGGAGATGCGAGTGCCTGA
- a CDS encoding nuclear transport factor 2 family protein, which yields MDDELRRLVDEREVVRTIDRLFVGTDRRDWEAVRACFAPRVLFDMTSVAGGEPAERSPEEIAAGWEEGLRPLHAVHHQAGNHEVAVRGDEADAFCYGVAFHYLPNASGRNTRTFVGSYDFHLVRADGRWAIDRFRFDLKFIDGNPSLEAEAGR from the coding sequence ATGGATGACGAGCTGCGGCGGCTGGTGGACGAGCGCGAGGTGGTGCGCACCATCGACCGGCTCTTCGTGGGCACCGACCGGCGGGACTGGGAGGCGGTGCGGGCCTGCTTCGCGCCGCGGGTGCTGTTCGACATGACGTCGGTGGCGGGCGGCGAGCCGGCCGAGCGCTCGCCGGAGGAGATCGCGGCGGGGTGGGAGGAGGGGCTCCGCCCGCTGCACGCCGTCCACCACCAGGCCGGCAACCACGAGGTCGCCGTCCGCGGGGACGAGGCGGATGCGTTCTGCTACGGCGTCGCCTTCCACTACCTGCCGAACGCCAGCGGGCGCAACACGCGCACCTTCGTCGGCAGCTACGACTTCCACCTGGTGAGGGCGGACGGGCGCTGGGCGATCGACCGCTTCCGCTTCGACCTGAAGTTCATCGACGGCAACCCGAGCCTGGAAGCGGAGGCGGGGCGATGA
- a CDS encoding HEAT repeat domain-containing protein: MGDATGTDTFPGFERCVEFLRSRDHAVMEDGFSWLLERAPELVEELLALAEAEEDDRDRVTFIDLLGGTKSRRVVPFLERMLRHPHAETRWFALLSLEELGFPETIALARAYRRDHPGEYGPEADG, translated from the coding sequence ATGGGTGACGCGACGGGGACCGACACTTTCCCGGGATTCGAGCGCTGCGTGGAGTTCCTGCGCAGCCGCGATCACGCGGTGATGGAGGACGGGTTCTCCTGGCTGCTGGAGCGCGCGCCCGAGCTCGTGGAGGAGCTGCTGGCGCTGGCCGAGGCGGAGGAGGACGACCGCGACCGCGTCACCTTCATCGACCTGCTCGGGGGGACGAAGAGCCGCCGGGTGGTCCCCTTCCTGGAGCGCATGCTCCGGCACCCCCACGCCGAGACGCGCTGGTTCGCGCTGCTCAGCCTGGAGGAGCTCGGCTTCCCTGAAACCATCGCGCTGGCGCGGGCGTACCGGCGGGACCACCCCGGGGAGTACGGCCCGGAGGCGGACGGCTGA
- a CDS encoding SRPBCC family protein produces MARIQATATAEIDAPAEVVYGVFADYRVGHPSILPKRHFSAWEVESGGRGAGTVVRFRMRVLGVTRPARGVVTEPEPGRVLVETYPADDIVTTFTVDPLPGGRSRVTIVSDMPRHGGIVGWIEGLVVPRALRPVFAEELRLLAEYVRGRPVPA; encoded by the coding sequence ATGGCCCGCATCCAGGCCACGGCGACGGCCGAGATCGACGCGCCCGCGGAGGTCGTCTACGGCGTGTTCGCCGACTACCGCGTGGGGCACCCGAGCATCCTGCCCAAGCGGCACTTCTCCGCCTGGGAGGTGGAGAGCGGCGGGAGGGGAGCGGGAACGGTGGTGCGCTTCCGGATGCGCGTGCTGGGCGTCACCCGCCCCGCGCGCGGCGTGGTCACCGAGCCCGAGCCGGGGCGCGTGCTGGTGGAGACGTACCCCGCGGATGACATCGTGACCACCTTCACCGTCGACCCGCTCCCCGGCGGCCGCTCGCGGGTGACGATCGTCTCCGACATGCCGCGCCACGGCGGGATCGTCGGCTGGATCGAGGGCCTCGTCGTTCCGCGCGCGCTCCGCCCGGTCTTCGCGGAGGAGCTGCGCCTGCTGGCCGAGTACGTGCGCGGGCGGCCGGTCCCGGCCTGA
- a CDS encoding class I SAM-dependent methyltransferase, giving the protein MTFEQGFTDEDARAAWNEGAEAWEVAVEGGADYYRHEVHGPGLLAACGDVAGSRVLDLGCGQGFFTRQLARRGARVTGVDLSDRLLELARGHEEREPLGIGYHRMSAAEADRRWPEGSFDLVSACMSLHDMADPGAALRAAFAVLRPGGRMAFSVPHPFSDMPFREWERDEAGRKLALRVDRYFDTGPAVTHWNMPRLVYHWRTPYWRHTLEETSEMIAAAGFLVRRMYEPHPAPEQVRRMPQLDDCSRLPYFLVFDAVKPA; this is encoded by the coding sequence ATGACATTCGAGCAGGGCTTCACCGACGAGGACGCCCGCGCGGCGTGGAACGAGGGCGCCGAGGCGTGGGAGGTGGCCGTGGAGGGCGGCGCGGACTACTACCGCCACGAGGTGCACGGGCCCGGGCTGCTGGCCGCGTGCGGCGACGTGGCGGGCTCTCGCGTGCTGGACCTGGGGTGCGGCCAGGGGTTCTTCACCCGCCAGCTGGCCCGGCGCGGCGCGCGGGTCACCGGCGTGGACCTGTCCGACCGGCTCCTGGAGCTGGCGCGCGGGCACGAGGAGCGCGAGCCGCTCGGCATCGGGTACCACCGGATGAGCGCGGCCGAGGCCGACCGGCGCTGGCCGGAGGGGAGCTTCGACCTGGTGAGCGCGTGCATGTCGCTGCACGACATGGCCGACCCCGGCGCGGCCCTGCGCGCGGCGTTCGCGGTGCTGCGGCCGGGCGGGCGGATGGCGTTCTCCGTCCCCCACCCGTTCAGCGACATGCCCTTCCGCGAGTGGGAGCGCGACGAGGCGGGCCGCAAGCTCGCGCTCCGGGTGGACCGCTACTTCGACACGGGCCCGGCCGTCACCCACTGGAACATGCCGCGCCTCGTCTACCACTGGCGCACGCCGTACTGGCGGCACACGCTGGAGGAGACGAGCGAGATGATCGCCGCGGCCGGCTTCCTGGTGCGGCGGATGTACGAGCCCCACCCGGCGCCCGAGCAGGTGCGGCGCATGCCGCAGCTCGACGACTGCTCGCGCCTGCCGTACTTCCTGGTGTTCGACGCGGTGAAGCCGGCCTGA
- a CDS encoding DinB family protein, translating to MSDDALRAHLRKLLDWQDAHASFDAAVEDVPPGVRGRRPEGLPHSPWQLLEHLRRAQRDVLDFCRDPEYAERKWPDDYWPADPEPPLPEAWDESVAAFRADRRELQRLASDPELDLFARIPHGDGQTYLRELLLVADHNAYHVGQLVAVRRLLGAWE from the coding sequence ATGAGCGACGACGCCCTGCGCGCCCACCTGCGCAAGCTCCTGGACTGGCAGGACGCGCACGCCTCCTTCGACGCCGCCGTGGAAGACGTCCCGCCCGGGGTGCGCGGGAGGCGGCCCGAGGGACTCCCCCACTCGCCGTGGCAGCTCCTGGAGCACCTGCGGCGGGCGCAGCGCGACGTCCTGGACTTCTGCCGCGACCCCGAGTACGCCGAGCGGAAGTGGCCCGACGACTACTGGCCCGCCGACCCCGAGCCGCCCTTGCCGGAGGCGTGGGACGAGAGCGTGGCCGCCTTCCGCGCCGACCGCCGGGAGCTGCAGCGGCTCGCCTCCGACCCGGAACTCGACCTCTTCGCCCGCATCCCCCACGGCGACGGGCAGACGTACCTGCGCGAGCTGCTCCTGGTGGCCGACCACAACGCCTACCACGTGGGCCAGCTGGTGGCCGTGCGCCGCCTGCTGGGGGCCTGGGAGTGA
- a CDS encoding SAM-dependent chlorinase/fluorinase, translating to MIVTLLTDFGTADYFVGAMKGVILSLAPGATVVDVTHEIPPQDVRAGAFTLLAVYRDFPPGTVHVAVVDPGVGSARRGIAVDAGEHRFVGPDNGIFGYVYEREPAARVFHLANAEFFRPSVSATFHGRDVFAPVAAALARGVAPAELGPEVADFVRLDPPRPERTEDGALAGTVLHVDRFGNLVTSFTREHLPDEAAARGFRLIVGGREVRALRRFYAEAGASGGEPFAIWGSAGFLEVSANRDSAARLLGARAGDSIVLSFA from the coding sequence ATGATCGTCACCCTGCTCACCGACTTCGGCACGGCGGACTACTTCGTCGGGGCGATGAAGGGCGTGATCCTGTCGCTCGCGCCCGGCGCGACCGTCGTCGACGTGACGCACGAGATCCCGCCGCAGGACGTGCGGGCCGGCGCCTTCACCCTGCTGGCCGTCTACCGCGACTTCCCGCCGGGGACGGTGCACGTGGCCGTGGTGGACCCGGGCGTCGGCTCGGCGCGGCGGGGGATCGCGGTGGACGCGGGGGAGCACCGCTTCGTGGGGCCCGACAACGGGATCTTCGGCTACGTCTACGAGCGCGAGCCCGCCGCCCGCGTCTTCCATCTCGCGAACGCGGAGTTCTTCCGCCCTTCGGTGAGCGCCACCTTCCACGGCCGCGACGTGTTCGCCCCCGTGGCCGCCGCGCTGGCGCGGGGCGTCGCCCCGGCGGAGCTGGGCCCGGAGGTCGCCGACTTCGTGCGGCTCGACCCGCCGCGGCCGGAGCGGACGGAGGACGGCGCGCTCGCCGGCACCGTCCTGCACGTGGACCGCTTCGGCAACCTGGTCACCAGCTTCACGCGCGAGCACCTGCCCGACGAGGCGGCGGCGCGCGGCTTCCGCTTGATCGTGGGCGGCCGCGAGGTGCGCGCCCTGCGCCGCTTCTACGCCGAGGCGGGCGCGTCCGGCGGCGAGCCGTTCGCCATCTGGGGAAGCGCCGGCTTCCTGGAGGTCTCCGCCAACCGCGACTCCGCCGCCCGCCTCCTCGGCGCGCGCGCGGGCGACTCCATCGTCCTCTCCTTCGCTTGA